The Burkholderia pyrrocinia genome has a segment encoding these proteins:
- a CDS encoding PadR family transcriptional regulator codes for MSPSRPSPLALAVLATLTETPMHPYGMLQQLKARGYDEVVNVRQRTSLYQTIDRLLRDGLIAVHDTERDGAFPERTLYALTEAGHTAGQAWLHTLLAEPAREFPVFGAGLAFLPLLDAEDARHQLELRIARLDAERERLEALRNAAQADQVPRLFLLQNEHALVLLNAELDWARSVVEHLKIGALRWVDG; via the coding sequence ATGTCACCGAGCCGCCCGTCCCCGCTCGCACTGGCCGTCCTCGCGACGCTCACCGAAACACCGATGCATCCGTACGGGATGCTGCAGCAACTGAAGGCCCGCGGGTACGACGAAGTCGTCAACGTGCGGCAGCGCACGAGCCTCTACCAGACGATCGACCGGCTGCTGCGCGACGGGCTGATCGCCGTGCACGACACCGAGCGCGACGGCGCGTTTCCGGAGCGCACGCTGTATGCGCTGACCGAGGCCGGGCACACGGCGGGCCAGGCGTGGCTGCATACACTGCTCGCGGAGCCCGCGCGTGAATTTCCGGTGTTCGGCGCCGGCCTCGCGTTCCTGCCGCTGCTCGACGCGGAAGACGCGCGGCACCAGCTCGAACTCCGGATTGCCCGGCTCGACGCCGAACGCGAGCGCCTGGAAGCGCTGCGCAACGCCGCGCAGGCCGACCAGGTGCCGCGCCTGTTCCTGCTGCAAAACGAACACGCGCTCGTGCTGCTCAATGCGGAGCTCGACTGGGCGCGCAGCGTCGTCGAACACCTGAAGATCGGCGCGCTGCGCTGGGTGGACGGCTGA
- the cadR gene encoding Cd(II)/Pb(II)-responsive transcriptional regulator: MKIGELAKAARCTPETIRFYEKEGLMPDAERTDSNYRNYTDVHVERLRFIRNCRALDMAHDEIRALLQLTDTPADRCDSINSLLDDHIGHVDARLAELTHLRDQLTELRRQCVGEHSVEDCGIVHGLATMETVAPAAKRSHLG; the protein is encoded by the coding sequence ATGAAGATTGGCGAACTGGCCAAAGCGGCCCGCTGCACCCCCGAGACGATCCGTTTCTACGAGAAAGAGGGGCTGATGCCGGACGCGGAGCGCACCGACTCGAACTACCGCAACTACACCGACGTGCACGTCGAACGGTTGCGCTTCATCCGCAACTGCCGCGCGCTCGACATGGCGCACGACGAGATCCGCGCGCTGCTGCAGCTCACCGACACGCCGGCCGACCGCTGCGATTCGATCAATTCGCTGCTCGACGATCACATCGGACACGTCGACGCGCGCCTCGCGGAACTCACGCATCTGCGCGACCAGCTCACCGAATTGCGCCGCCAGTGCGTCGGCGAGCATTCGGTCGAGGATTGCGGAATCGTGCACGGTCTCGCGACGATGGAAACCGTCGCGCCGGCCGCGAAGCGCTCGCACCTCGGCTGA